Proteins encoded in a region of the Teredinibacter purpureus genome:
- a CDS encoding IS30 family transposase — MMYHQLTTDERYTIAAYLKQRKSQAYIARALGRDPCTISRELKRNRRPDGKYCAARAVKRTSRIRRESRRKWQFNDTELQMVIALIRLDWSPEQVSLWLKKCNILSISHSTIYRYIWYNMFYSGDLYKHLRQSSKKRRKRYRSPDSRGVLANKAHISERPLGAENKSRIGHFEIDTVHGSRDQHSIVTLVDRKSKYTIIGKIRNRTTDELNRKVIQLIKKQVNQVKTITADNGTEFHQYKKIEDVTNSTFYFANPYHSWERGLNENTNGLIRQYLPKGESMKSITQKDCDKIAMKLNRRPRKCLNMETPEAVYVR, encoded by the coding sequence ATGATGTACCACCAGCTCACCACTGATGAAAGATATACTATAGCGGCCTATTTAAAGCAACGTAAATCTCAAGCCTATATTGCACGGGCCTTAGGCCGCGATCCTTGCACGATCTCCAGAGAGTTAAAACGAAATCGTCGCCCAGACGGTAAATACTGCGCAGCGCGAGCAGTAAAACGTACCTCTCGAATACGGAGGGAGTCTCGTCGTAAATGGCAATTCAATGATACCGAGCTTCAGATGGTCATCGCCTTAATACGCCTCGATTGGAGTCCAGAACAAGTTTCCTTGTGGCTTAAGAAGTGCAATATATTATCAATCAGCCATTCGACCATTTATCGCTATATTTGGTACAACATGTTTTATTCAGGGGATCTCTATAAGCACTTACGTCAATCAAGCAAGAAACGCCGAAAAAGATATAGAAGCCCTGACTCTAGAGGCGTTTTAGCCAATAAGGCCCATATCTCTGAGCGACCTCTAGGGGCAGAAAATAAGAGCCGAATCGGTCATTTCGAAATTGATACCGTTCATGGTTCACGCGATCAACATTCAATTGTCACGTTAGTTGATCGAAAAAGTAAATACACGATCATTGGCAAAATTAGGAACCGTACGACTGACGAGTTAAATCGAAAAGTTATTCAGCTAATCAAAAAACAGGTTAATCAGGTAAAAACAATTACCGCTGATAACGGTACCGAGTTTCATCAATACAAAAAAATTGAAGACGTCACTAACTCAACATTTTACTTTGCCAACCCCTACCACTCATGGGAAAGAGGGTTAAACGAAAATACCAACGGTCTCATACGACAATATTTACCTAAAGGAGAATCAATGAAGAGCATAACTCAAAAGGATTGCGATAAAATTGCAATGAAACTTAACCGACGACCTAGAAAATGTTTAAATATGGAAACACCGGAGGCAGTCTATGTTCGTTAA